From the genome of Bicyclus anynana chromosome 20, ilBicAnyn1.1, whole genome shotgun sequence, one region includes:
- the LOC112056011 gene encoding uncharacterized protein LOC112056011, producing MKLVIILALVAFAAARPDGDYSRYENFEVDETISNLRLLKSFVYCFLDRGKCTPEAADFKKWVPEVLETDCAKCSEHQKSLIAQVLEAISQKLPEEWEELKKKHNPDGKFDDTVREFLAKYGKNKQLIHSVMKLIIMSALLALAAARPGDDYSKYDNFDIDEVTNNDRLTKAYAHCFIGEGKCTPEGLDFKKWIPDALQNKCAKCSDKQKVLVARIIKALIERLPEEWKKLNKLHNPDGKYDETITEFVKQYGN from the exons ATGAAGCTGGTAATCATCCTCGCTCTGGTCGCCTTCGCCGCGGCGCGACCTGACGGCGACTACAGCCGTTACGAGAACTTTGAAGTTGACGAAACAATCAGCAATTTACGTTTACTCAAAAGCTTCGTATACTGCTTCTTAGACCGCGGCAAATGCACCCCAGAGGCCGCTGATTTCAAGA AATGGGTACCTGAAGTCTTAGAAACAGACTGCGCAAAGTGCTCCGAACACCAGAAGTCCCTCATAGCTCAAGTGTTGGAAGCGATCAGTCAAAAACTGCCTGAAGAATGGGAAGAACTGAAGAAAAAGCACAACCCTGACGGCAAGTTCGACGACACAGTTAGAGAGTTCCTCGCCAAATACGGCAAAAATAAgcaa TTAATACATTCAGTCATGAAACTCATCATAATGTCCGCTCTGCTCGCGCTGGCGGCCGCTCGTCCTGGCGATGACTATAGCAAATATGATAACTTCGACATCGACGAAGTCACAAACAACGATCGTCTTACGAAGGCTTACGCGCATTGTTTCATCGGTGAAGGAAAGTGCACACCTGAGGGTTTGGACTTTAAGA AATGGATTCCTGACGCATTACAAAACAAGTGCGCCAAATGCTCAGATAAACAGAAGGTCCTCGTCGCGCGAATCATCAAGGCTTTGATAGAGAGATTGCCGGAAGAGTGGAAGAAATTGAACAAACTGCACAACCCGGATGGCAAATATGATGAAACTATAACGGAGTTTGTTAAACAATATGGCaattag